In Aspergillus nidulans FGSC A4 chromosome II, a single window of DNA contains:
- a CDS encoding putative 2-oxo acid dehydrogenases acyltransferase (transcript_id=CADANIAT00005099), with amino-acid sequence MMNLLRCSRGFSKAWTSSQSRTALSVLRSSWPTIGPTTRSFHAALALGGIRSQVLKDVGEGITEVQIIQWYVEEGARVEEWKPLCQYQSDKAVDDITSRYEGIVKKLHFQADDTVPTGRALCDIEVDDAQYPEDHPPTESNAETSPPARTTIDSQPVPRPTTPLPASPAAEIPSNGAKGRYATLATPAVRGLLKQLNVNIEDVKGTGKDGRVLKEDIHRFVAMRDAPSATPSLSQDADTAVNLTHIQTQMFKTMTRSLTIPHFGYADELNINNITALRKKIANDKSDPRKITFLSFVVKAVSLALNDYPILNAKLDTSNADKPQLIMRPRHNIGIAMDTPQGLIVPNIKDVGSRSILDVAQEISRLSALGKEGKLTPADLSGGTITVSNIGNIGGTYVSPVLVPNELAILGIGRARTIPVFDDAGQVTKGEVVNFSWSADHRVVDGATMARMASKVKELIESPERMLLSLR; translated from the exons atgatgaatctcTTACGCTGCAGCCGGGGTTTCTCTAAGGCCTGGACGTCCTCTCAATCTCGTACGGCCTTGAGTGTTCTTCGATCGTCATGGCCTACGATAGGTCCTACAACCCGGAGTTTCCATGCTGCTTTGGCTCTTGGTGGAATACGGTCTCAGGTCCTGAAAGATGTTGGGGAAG GGATAACGGAGGTCCAGATCATCCAGTGGTatgttgaggaaggagcaAGGGTTGAAGAGTGGAAGCCGCTTTGTCAGTATCAATCTGATAAAGCGGTTGACGAT ATCACTTCGAGGTATGAGGGAATTGTGAAAAAGCTACATTTTCAGGCAGATGATACCGTCCCCACAGGAAGG GCTCTTTGTGACATCGAAGTAGACGATGCACAATACCCTGAAGACCATCCTCCCACGGAGTCGAACGCAGAGACCTCTCCACCAGCGCGGACAACGATTGATTCGCAACCTGTACCTCGTCCGACTACCCCGTTACCAGCTTCCCCAGCCGCAGAAATCCCAAGCAATGGTGCGAAAGGACGATATGCTACGCTTGCTACTCCGGCTGTCCGCGGGCTGCTTAAACAATTGAATGTGAACATCGAGGATGTGAAGGGAACAGGCAAGGACGGGCGAGTgctcaaggaggatatccACCGGTTTGTCGCGATGCGGGACGCACCGAGCGCAACTCCATCACTGTCACAGGACGCCGACACAGCGGTTAACCTGACACACATCCAAACCCAGATGTTCAAGACAATGACACGGTCACTTACGATTCCGCATTTCGGGTACGCCGACgagctcaatatcaacaacatcacaGCCCTGCGGAAGAAAATTGCCAATGACAAAAGCGATCCGAGGAAGATCACATTCCTCTCATTTGTAGTCAAAGCGGTGTCCCTTGCTCTAAACGACTACCCCATTCTCAACGCAAAGCTCGACACCAGCAATGCTGACAAGCCGCAACTCATCATGCGCCCAAGACACAATATTGGGATTGCAATGGATACACCGCAGGGCCTGATAGTCCCCAACATTAAGGATGTCGGCAGTCGTTCCATCCTAGATGTTGCCCAAGAGATCTCGCGTCTTAGCGCGCTCGGGAAGGAAGGCAAACTCACCCCTGCCGACCTCAGCGGCGGTACGATCACGGTCTCGAATATTGGAAACATTGGAGGCACCTACGTTAGTCCAGTGCTTGTCCCCAACGAGCTGGCCATTCTTGGAATCGGGAGGGCAAGAACGATTCCTGtttttgatgatgctgggcaGGTAACAAAAGGCGAGGTTGTGAACTTTAGTTGGAGTGCAGATCATCGAGTTGTGGACGGTGCAACAATGGCAAGGATGGCGAgcaaggtcaaggagcttATTGAGTCGCCGGAGCGTATGCTCTTGAGTCTGCGATAG
- a CDS encoding gluconokinase gukA (transcript_id=CADANIAT00005097) — translation MLSASERNPAVMDPSRTKVSALDLNHSHSHTTTNQISSSSEQQASFMPSQCPQHIWVVTGPAGSGKSTVGRYLQQELGVPFLEGDDFHPAANKAKMSAGTPLTDADRWDWLISLRSAATTLLSTPAPTSTNPTSTSTRAQAPTGVVVACSALKKKYRDVMRVAAYGSPNVRIHFVYLKLEPATLYARVSARQAHYMKQGMVESQLRDLEEPGQGEWDVITVPVQVGMGMGEVQREVMNAVEKVIRGYEGGL, via the exons ATGCTCTCTGCTAGCGAACGCAATCCCGCGGTCATGGACCCCTCGCGCACCAAAGTTTCCGCGCTGGACCTgaaccacagccacagccataCAACCACAAACCAaatttcctcttcgtcagaACAACAGGCTTCGTTCATGCCTTCGCAGTGCCCCCAACATATCTGGGTCGTCACTGGCCCCGCCGGAAGCGGCAAAAGCACCGTCGGCCGCTACCTCCAGCAGGAATTGGGCGTGCCCTTCTTAGAAGGTGATGAT TTTCACCCCGCCGCCAACAAAGCCAAGATGTCCGCCGGGACGCCTCTCACCGATGCAGACCGCTGGGACTGGCTCATCTCCCTGCGCAGCGCGGCCACAACCCTGCTCAGCACCCCAGCACCCACATCCACGAATCCCACGTCGACATCAACGCGAGCGCAAGCTCCAACCGGTGTCGTCGTTGCCTGCTCCGCTCTGAAAAAGAAGTACCGCGACGTGATGCGCGTCGCTGCCTACGGGTCCCCCAATGTGCGCATCCACTTCGTCTACCTGAAGCTCGAGCCTGCGACGCTATATGCGCGCGTCTCGGCGCGCCAGGCGCATTATATGAAGCAGGGCATGGTGGAGAGTCAGCTTAGAGATTTGGAAGAGCCGGGGCAGGGAGAATGGGATGTTATTACTGTGCCTGTGCAGGTGGGCATGGGAATGGGAGAGGTGCAGAGGGAGGTTATGAATGCTGTAGAGAAGGTTATACGTGGGTACGAGGGAGGTTTATAG
- a CDS encoding sterol desaturase family protein (transcript_id=CADANIAT00005100): MDVFLDVLDTFFFDRLYALILPATNPVEDTVRESQKLYNQNIGRYVPLAPSPYVDASIWKRDDIVRQATSLFLIAWIFGLAMYLIGSMIVYHTMFDKRLMRHPHFLPNQIRLEIRQGVTAIPVIAILTAPFFLAEVRGWSKLYDFASEAPFPAYTWLQYPLFVCFTDFGIYWIHRWLHVPMVYRWLHKPHHKWIVPSPFASYAFHPVDGWSQSLPYHIFPLLFPLQKSAYLGLFVFVTLWTVLIRKSSVSRGQYLGK, from the exons ATGGACGTGTTCCTCGACGTTCTAGACACATTCTTCTTCGACCGACTTTATGCCCTGATCTTGCCAGCAACCAATCCAGTCGAAGATACAGTCCGAGAGTCTCAAAAGCTCTACAACCAGAATATCGGCCGTTATGTTCCCCTAGCCCCATCCCCGTACGTGGACGCAAGTATATGGAAGAGAGACGATATCGTGCGACAGGCGACGTCGCTGTTCTTGATTGCCTG GATTTTCGGGCTGGCCATGTACCTCATTGGAAGCATGATAGTCTACCACACAATGTTCGATAAGCGGCTCATGCGACACCCCCATTTCCTCCCGAACCAAATCCGCCTCGAGATACGACAAGGTGTAACCGCGATCCCCGTGATAGCCATATTGACTGCGCCTTTCTTCCTAGCCGAGGTGCGTGGTTGGTCAAAGCTGTACGACTTTGCGAGCGAGGCTCCATTTCCTGCGTACACGTGGCTGCAGTATCCGCTCTTTGTCTGCTTCACGGACTTTGGAATCTATTGGATTCACCGCTGGCTTCATGTTCCGATGGTATACCGCTGGCTTCACAAACCACATCACAAATGGATCGTGCCGTCGCCATTCGCCAGCTATGCATTCCATCCAGTGGACGGCTGGTCGCAGAGTCTGCCGTATCACATCTTCCCGCTTTTGTTTCCGCTGCAGAAAAGTGCCTATCTAGGACTTTTTGTTTTCGTGACCTTATGGACAGTGTTGATTCGTAAGTCGAGCGTTTCCCGGGGGCAGTACCTGGGAAAGTAA
- a CDS encoding uncharacterized protein (transcript_id=CADANIAT00005098): protein MVSKHLQVATPPSKDAILESLVENVRACNARLSPGRDKIVFGACELEVELPLLLNRPGAPLPCREPRDDFETVNAHFSAQIHAFLNALHDLEDMADKPSSDDLDLCRSDECLRPVICVSNQSFEPYLDCLHRAFHTRRLTVQNPDSLPLLNRVTQLRILPDRDSTFNAINMRPVSLSTPLELATRLPQLRELDCPWLWERLPVAFTSKALRIISRVWAGPWRDDRAEFARAVRHAMPLLPSSLTKVRLWFWRPSSHCDEMDQAAQMPDLVGASSSSLTTEFEGMDPVSLGLRDLGSRLEELDVRALITPDLFPSGGDGLSWPHLRHLKVEFHPCAPDGGWYFSGPRGEDPHATGFAITREEHYPPGQEDDDETHELMSDEEEEYWGDAPDIYDLRNPDMFRLRPIAERINPLLLAFASSLQQQKMPALQDAELFTWLTWRPSKERAKEYEGSDDVPPTSYEEETVMFRWGVRYEAPAVGRNWKEKVTWQVGDDWRPKDEVIKAFEDLVGGDEENMEWKAFEFVEEREQDPEDYL, encoded by the coding sequence ATGGTGTCCAAACATCTTCAGGTAGCCACGCCGCCCTCCAAAGACGCCATCCTCGAATCCCTCGTCGAAAATGTCCGCGCCTGCAATGCGCGCCTATCGCCCGGACGCGACAAGATCGTCTTTGGCGCGTGCGAACTCGAGGTGGAATTGCCGCTGCTTCTCAATCGGCCTGGCGCGCCTCTCCCATGTAGGGAGCCGCGCGATGATTTCGAGACCGTCAACGCCCACTTTTCAGCCCAAATACACGCTTTCTTGAATGCATTGCATGACCTCGAGGACATGGCAGACAAGCCGTCCTCGGACGACCTGGACCTCTGCCGCTCAGATGAGTGCCTTCGGCCCGTCATATGCGTTTCCAACCAGTCCTTCGAACCCTACCTAGACTGCTTGCACCGCGCCTTCCACACTCGCCGCCTCACCGTCCAGAACCCGgacagcctgcccctcctcaaccGCGTCACTCAACTGCGCATCCTCCCCGACCGGGATTCCACCTTTAACGCAATCAACATGCGGCCAGTCTCCTTAAGCACGCCCCTCGAACTCGCCACCCGCCTTCCTCAACTCCGCGAGCTGGACTGCCCCTGGCTGTGGGAGCGCCTTCCCGTTGCCTTCACATCCAAGGCACTGCGCATAATTTCCCGCGTCTGGGCAGGTCCTTGGCGCGATGACCGCGCCGAGTTCGCGCGGGCAGTGCGTCACGCCATGCCCTTGTTGCCGTCCTCCCTCACCAAGGTCCgtctctggttctggaggcCCAGCTCCCATTGCGACGAGATGGACCAAGCGGCGCAGATGCCTGACCTTGTTGGcgcgtcgtcgtcgtccttgACCACCGAGTTTGAAGGCATGGACCCTGTGTCTCTTGGCCTGCGAGACCTGGGAAGTCGCCTGGAGGAACTAGACGTCCGCGCGCTCATCACCCCCGATCTTTTCCCTTCCGGTGGCGACGGTTTGTCATGGCCACACTTGCGGCACCTCAAAGTGGAATTCCACCCGTGCGCGCCCGACGGCGGCTGGTACTTTTCCGGCCCGCGAGGGGAAGATCCCCACGCGACAGGGTTCGCCATCACGAGAGAGGAGCACTACCCTCCCGGccaggaagacgacgacgagacgCACGAGTTGATGtccgacgaggaggaagagtacTGGGGAGACGCACCGGACATTTACGACCTCCGCAACCCCGACATGTTCCGTCTGCGCCCCATTGCAGAACGCATCAACCCTTTGCTCTTGGCGTTTGCCTCGTCTCTGCAACAGCAAAAGATGCCCGCCCTTCAAGATGCCGAGCTGTTTACGTGGCTTACGTGGCGGCCCTCCAAGGAGAGGGCGAAGGAGTATGAAGGGAGTGATGACGTGCCTCCAACTTCGTATGAGGAGGAGACGGTTATGTTCCGATGGGGGGTGAGATACGAGGCGCCTGCCGTTGGAAGAAattggaaagaaaaagtgaCGTGGCAGGTCGGTGATGACTGGAGGCCAAAGGACGAAGTCATCAAGGCGTTTGAGGATCTCGTGGGCGGAGACGAGGAGAACATGGAGTGGAAAGCGTTTGAGTTTGTGGAAGAGAGGGAGCAGGATCCGGAGGATTATTTATGA
- a CDS encoding retromer subunit PEP8 (transcript_id=CADANIAT00005096) produces the protein MTSLFFSTPLDIDIVLEDGDERQMVDVKLDKGHREKVPLYMDGESVKGAVTVRPKDGKRLEHTGIKVQFIGTIEIFYDRGNHHEFLSLVQELAAPGELQHPQTFPFNFKNVEKQYESYNGINVKLRYFVRVTVSRRMADVIREKDLWVYSYRMPPETNSPIKMDVGIEDCLHIEFEYSKSKYHLKDVIVGRIYFLLVRLKIKHMELSIIRRETTGTRPNEYNESETLVRFEIMDGSPSRGETIPIRLFLGGFDLTPTFRDVNMKFSTRYYLSLVLIDEDARRYFKQSEIILHRLAPEIPPTPEVAKQQQIQMQQAAEQQQHQLPPGSATAGPGREHVNSQAVPPPAA, from the exons ATGacttccctcttcttctcgacccCGCTCGACATCGACATTGTTCTCGAAGATGGCGACGAGCGCCAGATGGTTGATGTCAAACTGGACAAAGGCCACCGGGAGAAAGTGCCCTTGTATATGGATGGTGAATCAGTCAAGGGTGCTGTGACTGTGAGACCGAAGGATGGGAAGCGGCTGGAACACACGGGCATCAAAGTGCAGTTTATCGGAACAATAG AAATATTCTACGACAGAGGCAATCACCACGAATTTCTATCTTTGGTACAGGAACTCGCGGCTCCCGGCGAGCTGCAGCACCCGCAAACCTTCCCCTTCaacttcaagaacgtcgAGAAGCAGTACGAATCATACAATGGCATAAATGTGAAGCTACGATACTTTGTCCGGGTAACGGTATCCAGGCGCATGGCGGACGTGATACGCGAAAAGGACTTGTGGGTTTACTCTTATCGCATGCCACCGGAGACCAACAGCCCGATCAAGATGGATGTCGGTATCGAGGATTGTCTGCACATTGAGTTTGAGTACTCAAAATCCAAGTACCACCTCAAGGATGTGATTGTGGGACGTATCTATTTCCTACTTGTGCGCCTGAAAATCAAGCATATGGAGTTGTCGATTATTCGACGAGAAACGACTGGGACGCGGCCGAATGAATATAACGAGAGTGAGACGCTGGTGAGGTTCGAG ATTATGGATGGTTCACCTTCAAGAG GCGAAACCATCCCTATCCGTTTGTTCCTTGGTGGATTTGACCTGACTCCAACCTTCCGAGATGTCAACATGAAGTTTTCAACCCGGTATTATTTGAGTTTAGTGCTCATCGATGAAG ACGCCCGTCGCTACTTCAAACAATCCGAAATCATCCTCCACCGCCTCGCACCCGAGATCCCCCCAACGCCCGAAGTTGccaaacagcagcaaatCCAGATGCAGCAAGCAGCagagcaacaacagcaccagCTCCCGCCTGGCTCTGCGACCGCGGGCCCGGGACGAGAGCACGTGAATAGCCAGGCTGTTCCTCCTCCTGCGGCTTGA
- a CDS encoding putative endosomal peripheral membrane protein (Mon2) (transcript_id=CADANIAT00005095): MPTCETLNISIHRGAKKHQDLARKPRFVNPFILACHTRHAKLAGIGVVCLQRLVASRSLPPERLKDVLGGLKEITNLTLDIQLKILQTLPSLLQHYSNDLGGELLVTTLEICATLQSSKTLAVSSTAAATLQQLVVSTFERVSMEDSKSRVFRRIISSLSPAFTLELIESVLLNSGQLFVDHPELTQVLRARLIPMTVRYLSERHSFPQTVRIARILLILLKRYLSLITAECEMALVLLIHLLEPDGTASWKRVLCMEMFRGLYAEPGLVRIIYSLYDKVEGRKNILRDHMASLVRLAAEKPSLIGVSSRSTAPSSAEHSRSITEEQITLEVGGVAGVIGTTVPSNDTNMPGISNQWSIVRSPYLELLDKIEPPLPPDTYIYSLVLNCVSAFAEGLAKFILPLTVPDLKPKRKSRIAGERNGGSTASSPDLHRENSLKRSKSTKRFPVPINPLELESHPQLSAIQACAGIVEDCWPAVLATCSTFLYASLDDDFYHNLVRSFQKLTHVAGLLRLSTPRDAFLTTLGKASMPADTNVAKPMSPVATQGTQQNNPMEQKHKGKDVSYSTPQTLEGPLATMGDQALSLSTRNLLCLRALLNLGIALGPTLDQPAWSIVLGTLQDTDLLVNKSLTKTQSSAGGTGEVVGVAKGSGPQGNLGTEIMAVHSASSKLFESTTDFPVNTFRDFLVALLDLSATTEEAAAAAAAAASETSEMTGGRTHLHPSSGRMRRSSHNDQSAWQLLTDRLMATAANGEINQDLRLRANEVLNGLVFETMKQKDNESDADRDVRQLRNLETLQSQVNLLYESTGCKLGSPSTSIADVHEQSLETLKNILEQYAETFVQCWTAVFGLISSVFGEHAAKECQNSSKDVEGGKRVLIADSPRLIQVAYKSLQLIASDFLSQLPPPCRLHLVESLSKFALQQQVFNISLTTTSSFWNVSDFLHDQTGHFSLEIYVELAVSEEELVALAKTGGPPASSNALWLLLLLRIVDITTDSRSEVRNCAIHTLLRIFDAYGQQLSPKAWCLCLNRVLFRMLEQIEATSTSILIKGGRDSEAKAWIETMVLVIKGICDLITNYFETIAKDDRFDQSWELLLGHFQKLASRRLLAFSQAVFSSLSSILLRAQSPTGLSTKSLQSAWAVWSNGHPTDKKEMLDLDQPNQEAAISYLHSFQQIYRLYKDNLTKQDIGTILQHMNLIVRNSIIPKYSPDIDRPSVLQVLVIDCVRVMCLEKDDSQGQIIQCLSEFTDYALTRWSPEDDSRKPTYVAFSKSAMDLLSWYVAEYGIKQDIFADGSLSTALEHLAAPIIQRYEWPGKDKEPSIWRKSTTALLNILRVAIPYVEKQYGTASEAEVSRFWKWVAEIVNGIVSARGYRTVLIPGPALLSDEAFDIDAFLELKSLIIPSIGAPVIHDDIRRSFACALLHSSFIYLPQRHDLPAKYREDGSLEGIYHIRPGRTFEPPPTTRSKMAYAALDTLFELSSSPSLSLNIDEEAVKRTSIARSISPYLILRCAVSLKGYIADQPLRGLMPQPTPARRALLHLLRGMVELQSEPSTIPPPPMANGLTCNSSCKKHLEWIYPLVVQAVQVAGKERGAGEVLHALSEVLRVVGTA, translated from the exons atgcCGACCTGCGAAAC TTTGAATATTTCCATTCATCGAGGCGCTAAGAAACACCAAGACTTGGCGCGAAAGCCTCGGTTTGTTAATCCGTTTATACTGGCATGCCATACTCGCCATGCGAAGCTCGCCGGCATAGGGGTTGTTTGCCTGCAACGGCTTGTTGCTTCTAGATCTTTGCCGCCTGAACGGTTGAAGGATGTCCTAGGTGGACTGAAGGAAATCACAAATTTGA CCCTGGATATCCAGTTGAAGATTCTGCAGACCCTGCCATCTTTATTACAGCATTATTCTAATGACTTGGGTGGTGAACTCCTTGTAACGACACTCGAGATATGCGCCACTCTACAGTCGAGCAAGACCCTCGCGGTCTCGAGTACGGCGGCTGCTACACTCCAGCAGCTCGTTGTCTCCACCTTCGAGCGGGTATCAATGGAAGACAGTAAGTCTCGTGTTTTTAGACGCATAATATCC TCGTTGTCTCCAGCATTTACTTTGGAACTCATCGAAAGCGTTCTCCTTAACAGTGGCCAACTATTTGTTGACCATCCTGAACTCACGCAAGTGCTACGGGCCCGCCTGATTCCCATGACCGTTAGGTATCTCTCGGAAAGGCATAGCTTTCCCCAGACAGTCCGGATCGCGAGAattcttcttattcttctcAAACGGTATCTATCACTAATCACTGCAGAGTGTGAAATGGCCCTGGTCCTCTTGATACATTTACTTGAGCCTGATGGAACGGCCTCATGGAAACGGGTGCTTTGTATGGAGATGTTTCGAGGGTTATACGCCGAACCAGGGCTCGTCAGGATCATCTATTCGTTATATGATAAAGTGGAAGGGCGGAAGAATATCCTTCGAGACCATATGGCTTCTCTTGTTCGATTAGCAGCTGAGAAACCCTCTTTGATTGGCGTGAGCAGCCGCTCAACAGCACCGTCAAGTGCAGAGCACTCAAGATCCATCACCGAAGAGCAAATAACTCTTGAAGTTGGAGGGGTTGCAGGAGTCATTGGAACAACCGTTCCGTCCAATGATACTAATATGCCGGGTATCAGCAATCAATGGAGCATAGTTCGCTCACCCTACCTAGAGCTGCTCGATAAAATCGAACCTCCACTGCCACCTGACACATACATATACAGCTTGGTGCTAAACTGCGTAAGCGCCTTTGCTGAAGGACTCGCCAAGTTTATACTTCCACTTACAGTGCCTGACCTGAAACCGAAACGGAAAAGCCGTATTGCTGGGGAGCGAAATGGGGGCTCTACCGCGTCATCGCCCGATTTGCACAGGGAGAATTCTCTCAAACGGTCGAAATCGACTAAACGATTCCCTGTCCCTATCAACCCCCTCGAGTTGGAATCTCACCCTCAGCTCTCGGCGATCCAGGCCTGTGCCGGGATAGTTGAAGATTGTTGGCCGGCTGTGCTCGCCACGTGTTCAACCTTTCTATATGCATCATTAGACGATGACTTTTACCACAACCTCGTCCGTTCATTCCAGAAGCTAACCCAcgttgctggtcttcttcggcTCTCCACGCCTCGAGACGCTTTCCTGACCACTCTTGGGAAGGCCTCTATGCCGGCTGACACGAACGTTGCTAAGCCCATGAGCCCGGTAGCAACACAGGGCACTCAACAAAACAACCCTATGGAACAAAAACATAAAGGCAAGGACGTCTCTTATAGTACCCCCCAAACACTGGAGGGGCCGTTAGCGACGATGGGTGACCAAGCCTTGTCTCTCAGCACAAGGAATCTTCTTTGCCTACGTGCACTTCTCAATTTAGGGATTGCTCTCGGTCCGACTCTTGATCAACCTGCTTGGTCAATTGTCCTTGGTACCCTTCAGGATACTGACTTGCTGGTTAATAAATCTTTGACAAAGACGCAAAGTTCAGCTGGTGGCACTGGGGAAGTCGTAGGTGTGGCTAAAGGAAGCGGACCTCAGGGAAACCTGGGAACTGAAATTATGGCCGTGCACTCCGCTTCTTCTAAACTGTTTGAGAGCACTACCGATTTCCCAGTAAACACTTTCCGCGACTTCCTGGTTGCGCTCTTGGACCTCTCTGCGACCACTGAggaggcagcagcagcagcagcagcagcagcatctgagACTTCTGAAATGACTGGAGGGCGAACGCACTTGCACCCAAGCTCCGGTCGTATGCGCCGGTCATCTC ATAACGACCAGAGTGCCTGGCAGCTTCTGACAGACCGGCTGATGGCGACTGCTGCTAACGGAGAGATCAATCAAGATCTCCGCCTACGGGCGAATGAAGTCCTCAATGGCCTAGTTTTTGAGACCATGAAGCAGAAAGATAATGAAAGCGACGCAGACAGAGATGTGCGGCAGTTGAGAAACTTGGAGACGCTTCAGTCTCAGGTCAATCTGCTTTACGAAAGCACTGGATGCAAGTTAGGATCACCATCAACTTCGATAGCGGATGTTCACGAACAAAGTTTGGAAACTTTGAAGAACATCTTGGAGCAATATGCTGAGACCTTCGTTCAGTGCTGGACGGCTGTTTTTGGTCTCATCTCCAGCGTATTCGGCGAGCATGCAGCGAAAGAGTGCCAAAACAGCTCAAAAGACGTCGAAGGGGGCAAACGGGTGCTAATAGCCGACTCTCCTCGACTGATACAAGTGGCATACAAAAGTCTGCAACTCATAGCTTCCGACTTTCTCTCGCAGCTACCACCTCCCtgtcgccttcatcttgTGGAGTCCCTATCCAAATTCGCTCTGCAACAACAAGTTTTCAATATCTCGCTTACCACAACGTCATCCTTCTGGAATGTCTCTGACTTTCTTCACGATCAGACTGGGCACTTCTCGCTTGAAATCTATGTAGAACTAGCTGTtagcgaggaagagctggttgCGTTAGCTAAAACGGGTGGCCCTCCTGCTTCAAGCAATGCACTCTGGTTACTACTCCTCTTGCGAATTGTGGACATCACGACGGATAGCAGGTCAGAAGTCAGGAATTGTGCGATTCATACCCTACTAAGGATCTTCGATGCCTACGGTCAACAGCTTTCTCCCAAGGCCTGGTGTTTATGCTTGAATCGTGTCTTATTCCGAATGCTCGAGCAAATTGAGGCCACCTCTACTAGCATATTGATCAAGGGTGGACGGGATTCTGAGGCGAAAGCATGGATTGAGACTATGGTTCTTGTGATAAAAGGGATTTGCGACCTTATCACTAACTACTTTGAGACCATCGCGAAGGATGATAGGTTTGACCAGTCCTGGGAGCTATTGCTTGGTCACTTCCAAAAGCTGGCGAGCCGGCGCCTGTTGGCATTCAGCCAGGCTGTCTTTTCGAGCCTGTCGAGCATTCTTTTGCGGGCTCAGTCGCCCACCGGCCTAAGCACAAAGTCCTTGCAGTCAGCGTGGGCAGTTTGGTCCAATGGACATCCTACGGACAAGAAAGAAATGCTCGACTTGGATCAGCCTAATCAAGAAGCTGCTATTTCTTACTTGCATAGTTTCCAGCAAATATATCGGCTGTACAAGGACAACCTGACGAAACAAGACATTGGAACCATCTTGCAACACATGAACCTGATTGTACGGAACTCTATAATTCCGAAATATTCGCCTGACATCGATCGGCCATCAGTTTTGCAGGTACTTGTCATTGACTGTGTGCGGGTGATGTGCCTAGAAAAGGACGACTCTCAAGGACAGATCATTCAATGTCTATCAGAATTCACGGATTATGCTCTAACCAGGTGGTCTCCGGAAGATGATTCGAGAAAACCGACCTATGTTGCTTTCTCCAAGAGTGCCATGGATCTTCTCAGTTGGTATGTTGCTGAGTATGGCATTAAACAAGACATATTTGCGGACGGCTCTTTGTCCACTGCGTTGGAGCATCTCGCAGCTCCGATCATTCAGAGGTATGAATGGCCTGGCAAGGATAAAGAGCCCAGCATTTGGCGAAAGTCAACTACAGCGCTGTTGAACATCCTGCGCGTAGCGATCCCTTATGTCGAGAAGCAGTATGGTACCGCAAGTGAAGCCGAAGTATCTCGATTCTGGAAATGGGTAGCTGAAATTGTAAATGGCATTGTATCCGCGAGAGGGTACCGCACCGTACTCATTCCCGGACCTGCTTTGCTGTCCGACGAGGCTTTCGACATTGATGCATTTTTGGAACTGAAATCCCTCATCATCCCATCGATCGGTGCACCAGTGATCCATGACGACATCCGGCGCAGTTTTGCATGCGCCCTactccactcctccttcatctACCTCCCGCAAAGACACGACCTGCCCGCCAAATACCGTGAGGATGGCTCACTTGAAGGCATATATCACATACGCCCAGGGCGGACCTTTGAGCCGCCGCCAACTACGCGAAGTAAAATGGCATACGCCGCACTCGATACCCTATTCGaactttcctcttcgccgagccTAAGCCTGAatattgatgaagaggctgtcAAAAGAACCTCCATCGCGCGTTCCATATCACCATACCTTATCCTTCGCTGTGCCGTCTCCTTGAAGGGCTATATCGCGGATCAGCCGCTGCGCGGACTCATGCCTCAGCCCACCCCAGCGCGCAGAGCACTGTTGCATCTTCTCCGTGGTATGGTTGAGCTGCAAAGCGAACCATCTACTATCCCGCCACCGCCTATGGCGAATGGCTTGACGTGCAATTCGAGCTGCAAGAAACACCTAGAGTGGATTTATCCGCTTGTTGTGCAGGCGGTGCAAGTGGCAGGTAAGGAACGGGGAGCCGGTGAGGTTTTACATGCTCTTAGCGAAGTGCTAAGGGTTGTTGGGACTGCCTGA